A genomic window from Bdellovibrio sp. SKB1291214 includes:
- a CDS encoding outer membrane beta-barrel protein — protein MNKVTYYIAALILGFSMSAQAQGARAQFKPSYAQEEVEAANEMSAVYPTQTMSQRAEVLNYRTIPNPWVTLEPTLGYISSNFTGIEGRNGSSAESVSRLQAGATVLIGRGMWQGETGLFYSPRGAQMTVGATSGGKNVYDFNLTYLDIPLMARFSWPHSSKSHFFARAGVVVGILSEAKYDVNSTIVTYGATTNYPAITGIDAKDYFNATDLRGAFGAGYDWKFSNRVGMVLQADLQESFSKINTDKFLNDLDVYNFGIIVSAGVSIKL, from the coding sequence TTTTTCGATGTCTGCACAGGCACAAGGAGCCCGCGCCCAGTTTAAGCCTTCATATGCTCAAGAAGAAGTCGAAGCTGCCAATGAGATGTCTGCCGTCTATCCGACTCAAACGATGTCTCAACGTGCAGAAGTCCTTAACTATCGTACAATTCCAAATCCTTGGGTCACACTTGAGCCAACACTGGGTTACATTAGTTCTAATTTTACGGGTATTGAGGGCAGAAATGGCTCAAGCGCCGAATCAGTCTCTCGCTTGCAAGCTGGGGCTACAGTTTTAATTGGCCGTGGAATGTGGCAAGGTGAAACGGGGTTATTCTATTCCCCACGTGGCGCACAGATGACTGTCGGAGCTACGTCAGGTGGTAAAAACGTTTATGATTTTAATCTCACTTATTTGGATATTCCTTTGATGGCGCGCTTTTCATGGCCGCACTCCTCTAAATCTCATTTCTTTGCAAGAGCGGGAGTGGTGGTGGGTATTTTAAGTGAGGCAAAATACGATGTGAACTCCACAATCGTGACTTATGGTGCGACTACTAATTATCCGGCAATAACTGGAATTGATGCGAAAGACTACTTCAATGCAACAGATCTTCGTGGCGCTTTTGGTGCCGGCTATGATTGGAAATTTTCGAATCGTGTAGGGATGGTCTTGCAAGCCGATCTTCAGGAAAGCTTTAGCAAAATCAACACAGACAAATTCCTGAACGATCTCGATGTGTACAACTTCGGCATCATAGTCAGCGCAGGCGTTTCAATCAAACTCTAA
- a CDS encoding alpha/beta hydrolase — protein sequence MRQLGKIHCQEINQDDNAPWIIFFHGYGADANDLFSLGQMIPTKKTYNWLFPNGILEVPIGPAWTGRAWWPIDMMEIQRAMETGVPRDFSAEIPKGFNKARDMALEMIRQLRVPWDQIILGGFSQGAMLATDLYLRAPETPRGLVIMSGTLVSQDEWKKHVPNREGQRFFQSHGQMDQVLNFKQAQKLETLLTQNGMKGSLMGFRGGHEIPQQVLQGISQYINSL from the coding sequence ATGAGACAACTCGGAAAAATACATTGCCAAGAAATTAATCAAGACGATAACGCGCCCTGGATCATCTTCTTCCATGGTTATGGCGCAGATGCCAATGACTTGTTCTCGTTGGGGCAGATGATCCCTACGAAAAAGACGTACAATTGGCTTTTTCCGAATGGAATCTTGGAAGTACCCATTGGACCTGCCTGGACGGGTCGCGCTTGGTGGCCCATCGACATGATGGAAATTCAACGCGCTATGGAAACAGGTGTCCCTCGAGATTTCAGCGCTGAAATCCCTAAAGGTTTCAACAAGGCCCGCGATATGGCGCTGGAAATGATCCGTCAACTGCGTGTGCCGTGGGACCAAATCATTTTGGGAGGCTTCTCTCAAGGTGCGATGCTAGCGACGGACTTGTATTTGCGTGCTCCTGAAACTCCACGGGGCTTGGTGATCATGTCGGGCACTTTGGTGAGCCAAGATGAGTGGAAAAAACACGTCCCGAATCGTGAAGGTCAGCGTTTTTTCCAAAGCCATGGGCAGATGGATCAGGTTCTGAATTTCAAACAAGCTCAGAAGCTTGAAACCCTTCTTACTCAGAATGGAATGAAGGGTTCGTTGATGGGATTCCGTGGTGGTCACGAGATTCCACAGCAAGTACTCCAAGGTATTAGCCAATACATCAATTCCCTATAG
- the rsmH gene encoding 16S rRNA (cytosine(1402)-N(4))-methyltransferase RsmH, with protein MKKYKPGTGEKIERTEEIIPPKVELPITFSPEHYPVMLQEVLAAFFPYRERKDVTYFDGTFGRGGHYMAVKHTVPAMKATVMDQDLAAVKYGGERFKTEVENGQLRIIHGNFSQFSDHNLKNFDMMLLDLGVSSPQLDQAERGFSFYHDGPLDMRMNQQQGLTAEVLVNTATEDELIRIFKEYGEVYRPARVVRAIVQDRKTKAFQSTGQLAGLIERVDGWQVKGHHPATKYFMALRLAVNSELEVVAETIPQMIKALNPGGRLAVITFHSLEDRIVKNIFRDSEELGRSVYKKVVVPSQEELDLNSRSRSAKLRVFERSAQDEQREL; from the coding sequence ATGAAAAAATATAAGCCCGGCACTGGTGAAAAAATCGAACGCACAGAGGAAATTATCCCGCCAAAGGTCGAGCTTCCGATTACATTCTCGCCGGAACATTATCCCGTCATGCTGCAAGAAGTGCTCGCAGCTTTCTTTCCTTACAGAGAGAGAAAAGACGTCACTTACTTTGACGGAACTTTTGGTCGCGGTGGTCACTATATGGCGGTGAAACACACCGTTCCCGCGATGAAAGCAACCGTCATGGACCAAGATCTAGCCGCCGTAAAATACGGTGGCGAACGTTTCAAGACGGAAGTCGAGAACGGCCAACTTCGCATAATCCATGGAAATTTCTCGCAGTTTTCGGATCACAATCTGAAAAACTTTGATATGATGCTCTTAGATCTAGGTGTGAGCTCACCGCAGTTAGACCAGGCCGAACGAGGCTTTAGTTTTTACCACGATGGTCCACTAGATATGCGAATGAATCAGCAGCAAGGTTTGACGGCTGAGGTGCTTGTGAATACGGCAACAGAGGATGAACTCATTCGAATCTTTAAAGAGTATGGCGAAGTTTACCGTCCAGCTCGTGTTGTCAGAGCGATCGTTCAAGATCGTAAAACAAAAGCATTTCAATCTACAGGTCAGCTTGCAGGTTTGATCGAACGTGTGGATGGATGGCAAGTGAAAGGCCATCACCCCGCGACGAAATACTTTATGGCTCTGCGTTTGGCAGTGAACTCTGAGCTCGAAGTTGTCGCTGAAACGATTCCGCAAATGATCAAGGCGTTAAATCCTGGTGGTCGTTTGGCAGTGATCACGTTCCATTCGTTAGAAGATAGAATTGTTAAAAACATCTTCCGTGATTCAGAAGAACTCGGCAGATCTGTTTATAAAAAAGTAGTCGTTCCATCTCAGGAAGAGTTGGATTTGAACTCTCGCTCGCGCTCTGCGAAGTTGAGGGTTTTCGAGAGGAGTGCTCAGGATGAGCAAAGAGAACTTTAG
- a CDS encoding penicillin-binding transpeptidase domain-containing protein: MKSRIVFIFVGIIGLWSLLAMRAAYLQFLPNDRLNALQSRQFQTKVTLQARRGAIVDRNGRDLAMSATAYSLYADPKIIENRKAAAKKLSKVLGQSYESVYSKIKDGNKRFVWIQRMLEQNKADEIKKFDIRGLSFVEEWRRVYPNETLLAQTLGFLGIEGQGLEGLELGYDQSLRGNQKKVMVKRDARGRPLINDGLMFIENPDGNELRLTVDSELQYALESELANAVQTFDADHAVGVVLDAKTSAVVALASAPTFDLNKAQKAQADYRRNKSVTDAFEPGSTLKTLVIASALREGALQPNTKFFCENGAFRVGDKIIKEAEAHEKFGDITAAEILAVSSNIGTTKIAFKLGQEKLRQGLLDFGLGQKLGVDLPGEARGIVQALPWKPISLSNISFGHGISTTPIQIANAYAAIANGGVLNTPYIVQSVRDSETGELTETKVKPIRRVLTPEQAAQMRAMLLGVTTLKIGSGANARVDGFMVAGKTGTAQKVNPNGRGYLKGAYVSSFAGFIPANDPKFVIYVAVDSPRKSYYGAKVAAPVFSRIASYAVRKEGIAPLPGILAETNNKNFNSMKSMINQKAALDKIAREIANESKDLPKKVEPVTLTAQELDKVTAEVKPGETVPNLMKLTTREVLRQVSGQNLKVKFVGSGSLVTDMIPSAGSTLPEDKNITVILK; the protein is encoded by the coding sequence TTGAAATCACGTATTGTCTTTATCTTTGTTGGTATCATCGGTCTGTGGTCGCTTTTGGCAATGAGAGCGGCTTATCTGCAGTTCCTTCCCAATGATCGTTTGAACGCTCTTCAGAGTCGTCAATTTCAAACTAAAGTAACCTTGCAAGCTCGCCGGGGTGCCATTGTTGATCGTAATGGTCGTGATCTTGCTATGTCGGCTACTGCCTATTCTTTGTATGCAGATCCCAAAATTATCGAAAATCGCAAAGCCGCCGCGAAAAAATTGTCCAAGGTTTTGGGGCAGTCTTACGAATCTGTCTATTCAAAAATCAAAGACGGTAACAAGCGCTTCGTTTGGATTCAACGTATGCTTGAGCAAAACAAAGCGGATGAAATCAAAAAGTTCGATATTCGTGGATTGTCTTTCGTTGAAGAATGGCGCCGCGTATATCCGAACGAAACGTTGTTAGCGCAAACTCTGGGTTTCTTAGGCATTGAAGGTCAGGGACTTGAAGGTTTGGAGCTAGGATATGATCAGTCTCTTCGTGGCAATCAAAAGAAAGTGATGGTTAAAAGAGATGCTCGTGGACGTCCTCTGATTAATGACGGCTTGATGTTTATCGAAAATCCCGATGGGAACGAGCTTCGTCTGACTGTGGATTCTGAATTGCAGTATGCTCTTGAATCAGAACTCGCTAACGCAGTTCAAACTTTTGATGCTGATCATGCGGTTGGCGTGGTTTTGGATGCGAAGACATCGGCGGTGGTGGCATTGGCCTCTGCTCCCACTTTTGATTTAAACAAAGCACAAAAAGCCCAAGCTGATTATCGTCGTAATAAATCGGTGACGGATGCGTTTGAGCCAGGATCAACATTGAAGACTTTGGTTATTGCTTCGGCTCTTCGCGAAGGAGCTTTGCAGCCCAATACTAAGTTCTTTTGTGAAAATGGTGCTTTCCGTGTCGGGGATAAAATAATTAAAGAAGCTGAAGCTCATGAAAAGTTCGGCGATATCACTGCGGCAGAGATCCTTGCCGTATCTTCAAATATCGGAACGACAAAGATCGCTTTTAAATTGGGACAAGAAAAATTGCGCCAAGGTCTTTTGGATTTCGGTCTTGGACAAAAACTCGGCGTGGATCTTCCAGGTGAAGCACGGGGTATCGTTCAAGCCCTTCCTTGGAAGCCAATCTCTTTAAGTAATATTTCCTTTGGTCACGGTATTTCGACCACTCCGATTCAAATCGCTAATGCCTATGCTGCCATTGCAAACGGCGGTGTTTTGAACACTCCTTACATTGTCCAATCGGTTCGTGATTCTGAGACGGGCGAGTTGACAGAAACTAAGGTTAAACCCATTCGTCGAGTGTTAACACCTGAGCAAGCTGCACAAATGCGCGCGATGCTTTTAGGTGTCACGACTTTGAAGATTGGTTCGGGCGCGAATGCGCGTGTTGATGGATTTATGGTTGCGGGTAAGACAGGTACTGCACAAAAAGTAAACCCGAATGGTCGCGGTTACCTTAAGGGAGCTTATGTTTCTAGTTTTGCCGGTTTCATTCCCGCCAATGATCCAAAGTTTGTAATTTATGTGGCAGTTGATTCTCCTCGAAAATCATATTACGGAGCAAAAGTAGCAGCACCGGTGTTTTCTCGAATTGCATCTTATGCAGTTCGTAAAGAGGGTATTGCCCCCCTTCCAGGGATTTTGGCCGAGACCAACAATAAGAATTTCAATTCTATGAAATCAATGATCAATCAAAAGGCAGCTTTGGATAAAATCGCTCGTGAGATTGCAAATGAATCCAAAGACCTGCCGAAAAAGGTTGAGCCAGTAACACTTACAGCACAAGAGTTAGATAAAGTTACCGCCGAAGTAAAGCCGGGCGAGACAGTTCCAAACCTGATGAAACTCACAACTCGCGAAGTTTTAAGACAGGTCAGCGGACAGAATCTCAAAGTAAAGTTCGTCGGTTCGGGTAGCTTGGTTACAGACATGATACCGTCCGCCGGTTCGACACTTCCTGAAGATAAAAATATCACTGTGATACTAAAATAA
- the hpt gene encoding hypoxanthine phosphoribosyltransferase: protein MTNLTLKPYISEEKIQLKVKELGETLTKKFKGEKVIAICVLKGSFMFYSDLIRAIDSDITCEFFGVASYHGGTSSSGEVKVTLDLASPVENQHVILVEDIVDTGLTMNYLKNSIMSRKPKSLTTIALLEKPEALKVKCDVDHVGFKIPNDFVVGYGLDYQGYYRNLPYIAQVQNFQ, encoded by the coding sequence ATGACGAATTTAACTTTGAAGCCATATATCTCTGAAGAAAAAATCCAACTTAAAGTCAAAGAGCTGGGCGAGACTCTGACTAAAAAATTCAAAGGTGAAAAAGTAATCGCGATCTGTGTTTTGAAGGGCTCCTTCATGTTCTACTCTGATTTGATCAGAGCCATCGACAGCGACATCACATGCGAATTCTTTGGTGTGGCTTCTTACCACGGCGGGACTTCTTCCTCTGGTGAGGTGAAAGTCACTTTGGACTTGGCTTCTCCGGTTGAAAACCAGCATGTGATTTTGGTTGAGGACATCGTCGATACGGGTCTTACAATGAACTACTTGAAAAATTCTATCATGTCGCGCAAACCAAAATCTTTAACGACAATCGCATTGCTTGAAAAGCCTGAAGCTTTGAAAGTTAAATGTGACGTTGACCACGTGGGTTTCAAAATCCCGAACGACTTCGTCGTGGGCTACGGCTTGGACTACCAAGGTTACTACCGCAACCTTCCATACATCGCCCAAGTTCAAAACTTCCAATAA
- a CDS encoding barstar family protein, whose product MKKLMVLTSALLLNLVAVQSHAGVYNVTADSTAERAGLNGASIFESRYKILVLIQGREIKSLKQLHATLADGLKLPKTYGANLDALYDVLTDPSVIKKNWDITIIGGKDLVENLGEAKVQALIDTLNDAQEQDRMNTFMYWL is encoded by the coding sequence ATGAAAAAGTTGATGGTTCTTACTTCCGCTTTGCTACTAAACCTTGTAGCTGTTCAATCCCACGCTGGCGTTTACAACGTGACTGCTGATTCAACGGCTGAGCGCGCAGGTCTTAACGGAGCTTCCATTTTTGAATCTCGTTATAAAATTTTGGTATTGATCCAAGGCCGCGAAATCAAATCTTTGAAGCAGTTGCATGCGACTTTGGCTGATGGTTTGAAGTTGCCGAAAACTTACGGTGCTAATTTGGATGCTTTATATGATGTTTTGACGGATCCGTCGGTGATTAAGAAAAACTGGGACATCACTATTATTGGTGGTAAGGACCTGGTTGAGAATTTGGGTGAAGCTAAGGTTCAAGCGTTGATTGATACGCTGAACGACGCTCAAGAACAAGACCGTATGAATACGTTCATGTATTGGTTGTAA
- a CDS encoding histidine kinase has product MSKENFRQLRPFFSILLGIFTLFSIVFLQMEERRMGYVVLKLTREHKKVLEEKRTKEISLAKITRPQLLDHVAQQKFTLKKVQANQIIHLSDVQEIPVAKALDKKIAKKDL; this is encoded by the coding sequence ATGAGCAAAGAGAACTTTAGACAATTAAGACCGTTTTTCAGCATCCTTCTAGGTATCTTTACTTTATTCTCCATCGTGTTCCTGCAAATGGAAGAGCGTCGCATGGGCTACGTTGTGTTGAAGCTGACTCGCGAGCATAAGAAAGTTCTAGAAGAAAAACGCACCAAAGAAATTTCCTTAGCAAAAATCACGCGTCCGCAATTGTTGGACCACGTGGCTCAGCAGAAATTCACGCTTAAAAAAGTTCAGGCGAATCAGATCATTCATTTAAGTGATGTTCAAGAAATTCCTGTTGCCAAAGCGCTTGATAAGAAAATTGCTAAAAAGGATCTGTAG
- a CDS encoding uracil phosphoribosyltransferase — protein sequence MAQFQQELPHHYGPRVHLIDSPFLSGLLAKACHPDCYQPEINRIVEVLYTHLISITVNNEFDRENFSQPTRMTEAHPDKLLHTDRIAQHQKAVSVNLARAGTYPSHICYNFLHFALPAKNVRQDHIFSARMTDSKHTVTGAEFGGMKIGGDVKDASVILPDPMGATGNTMIHAINHYKQHIEGPAKKFIALNLIVTPEYLKNLLGSHPEVVIYALRLDRGLSSQAVLDAKPGQFWDQERGLNDHQYIVPGGGGFGEIMNNSFV from the coding sequence ATGGCTCAATTTCAACAAGAACTACCACACCACTATGGTCCACGCGTTCACTTGATCGATAGCCCGTTTTTGAGTGGCCTGCTAGCCAAAGCCTGCCACCCTGACTGCTATCAGCCGGAAATCAATCGCATTGTTGAGGTGCTCTACACTCACTTGATTTCAATCACGGTGAACAATGAGTTCGACCGCGAAAACTTCTCCCAACCGACTCGCATGACCGAAGCTCATCCCGATAAACTTTTGCATACGGATCGCATTGCGCAACACCAAAAAGCAGTGAGCGTAAATCTGGCTCGCGCCGGGACTTACCCAAGCCACATCTGTTACAACTTTTTGCACTTTGCTTTGCCTGCTAAAAATGTTCGTCAGGACCATATCTTTTCAGCGCGCATGACAGATAGCAAACATACGGTCACTGGCGCTGAATTTGGCGGAATGAAAATCGGTGGCGATGTAAAGGATGCCAGCGTAATTCTACCTGACCCAATGGGTGCCACTGGCAATACAATGATTCATGCCATTAACCACTATAAGCAGCATATCGAGGGCCCGGCTAAAAAATTTATAGCCTTAAACCTTATCGTGACCCCTGAGTACTTGAAGAATCTGTTAGGATCACACCCCGAAGTCGTAATCTATGCCTTAAGACTTGACCGTGGGCTATCCTCTCAGGCAGTTTTAGATGCAAAACCGGGTCAATTCTGGGATCAAGAACGCGGCTTAAACGATCATCAATACATCGTGCCTGGCGGCGGTGGTTTCGGCGAGATCATGAATAATTCATTTGTGTAG